In one window of Pseudoalteromonas espejiana DSM 9414 DNA:
- the cyoC gene encoding cytochrome o ubiquinol oxidase subunit III encodes MSTLSANLESANLDSVSHDDHAHAHDHHDTSGDTIFGFWLYLMTDCLLFASFFATYAVLFMNTAGGVSGKDIFELDFVAVETAALLISSITFGFAMIAAQGQKKALTLTWLFITFCLGAAFIGMEIYEFHHLIVHGNGPQQSAFLTSFFSLVGLHGLHVTAGLIWMTIMMIEVAKRGLGKPTVTRLSCLSLFWHFLDIVWICVFTVVYLMGAM; translated from the coding sequence GTGAGTACACTTTCTGCAAATCTAGAATCTGCAAATTTAGACTCTGTATCGCACGATGATCATGCCCACGCGCATGATCATCACGATACCTCGGGCGATACAATATTTGGCTTTTGGTTATACCTAATGACCGATTGTCTATTATTTGCCTCATTTTTTGCCACCTACGCAGTGCTATTTATGAACACTGCCGGTGGTGTATCGGGTAAAGATATTTTTGAACTCGACTTTGTTGCAGTAGAAACCGCTGCGCTACTTATTAGTAGTATTACCTTTGGCTTTGCCATGATTGCTGCCCAAGGGCAAAAAAAGGCATTAACACTTACTTGGTTATTTATTACCTTTTGTTTAGGTGCTGCATTTATCGGCATGGAAATATACGAGTTTCATCACTTAATTGTGCATGGTAATGGCCCACAACAAAGTGCCTTTTTAACGTCGTTTTTCTCGTTAGTTGGCCTACATGGTTTACATGTAACGGCGGGTTTAATTTGGATGACAATTATGATGATAGAAGTGGCTAAACGTGGTTTAGGTAAACCAACCGTAACGCGTTTAAGCTGCCTAAGCCTATTTTGGCACTTCTTAGACATTGTTTGGATTTGTGTATTTACCGTTGTTTATTTAATGGGAGCAATGTAA
- the cyoD gene encoding cytochrome o ubiquinol oxidase subunit IV: MSHSETHALKQMQSEHHDESHGSVKTYLIGFILSIILTAIPFYMVMEGDFSKVTTLWSIVTLAIVQIWVHLKYFLHLNFTTEDGRASTFSFLFSALIIVMVVGLSVWIIYESNAMMMY; this comes from the coding sequence ATGAGCCACAGCGAAACACATGCGTTAAAGCAAATGCAAAGTGAGCACCATGATGAATCTCATGGCAGCGTTAAAACTTACTTAATAGGCTTTATACTATCAATAATTTTAACCGCCATACCGTTTTACATGGTAATGGAAGGCGACTTTTCTAAAGTAACTACGCTTTGGAGCATTGTTACTTTAGCTATTGTACAAATTTGGGTGCATTTGAAATACTTTTTACATCTTAATTTTACGACAGAAGATGGCCGTGCAAGTACGTTCTCATTCTTATTCAGTGCCCTGATCATCGTAATGGTTGTCGGGCTATCTGTTTGGATTATTTACGAATCTAACGCAATGATGATGTACTAG
- the cyoE gene encoding heme o synthase, producing MFRRYLSVTKPGIIMGNLISVAGGFLLASRGDVDPWLMIATLIGLSLVVASGCAINNVIDRDIDVAMARTRTRVTVTGEMSAFAALSHGVLLGVVGFGLLIAYTTQAAVFFAAFGYVIYVGVYSLYMKRNSIYGTFVGSLSGAVPPVVGYCAVTGQFDMGALILLVMFSLWQMPHSYAIAIFRFKDYQAAGIPVLPVAQGIDKAKRHIVLYIAVYALVVMLLPISGYTGAAFMAVACITSFWWLLMALRGYRRNIDLTGWARQVFAFSIVNITALSIAMAVDYHSAAPQLFALI from the coding sequence ATGTTTCGTCGTTATTTATCAGTGACTAAGCCTGGCATTATTATGGGTAATCTTATTAGCGTTGCAGGTGGGTTTTTACTTGCCTCACGAGGCGATGTAGATCCTTGGTTAATGATTGCTACTTTAATTGGCTTGTCGCTTGTGGTTGCATCAGGCTGTGCTATCAACAATGTTATTGATAGAGATATAGATGTAGCCATGGCACGTACTCGTACGCGGGTTACAGTAACAGGCGAAATGTCGGCCTTTGCTGCACTGAGTCACGGTGTTTTGTTGGGTGTTGTAGGTTTTGGTTTACTCATTGCTTACACCACTCAAGCCGCAGTATTTTTTGCAGCGTTTGGCTATGTAATTTATGTAGGGGTTTATAGCCTCTACATGAAACGCAACTCTATTTATGGCACATTTGTAGGCAGCCTTTCTGGTGCAGTCCCGCCTGTTGTTGGTTACTGCGCCGTAACAGGGCAGTTTGATATGGGCGCATTAATACTGCTGGTTATGTTTAGCTTGTGGCAAATGCCGCACTCATATGCCATTGCTATTTTTCGCTTTAAAGATTACCAAGCAGCAGGTATTCCTGTACTACCCGTTGCACAAGGCATAGATAAAGCCAAGCGCCATATTGTACTTTATATTGCTGTGTACGCTTTAGTCGTCATGCTATTACCAATAAGTGGCTACACGGGTGCAGCGTTTATGGCAGTGGCGTGTATTACCAGCTTTTGGTGGCTGTTAATGGCACTTCGTGGTTACCGTCGTAATATTGATTTAACAGGCTGGGCTCGCCAAGTGTTTGCTTTTTCAATTGTTAATATTACAGCACTCAGTATTGCCATGGCAGTTGACTACCACAGTGCAGCACCACAGCTATTTGCACTTATATAG
- a CDS encoding TlpA disulfide reductase family protein: protein MKKLITAITLILLGFISSAKQAADDNSLPKLPALTLNMADGSTINTPDLLGQPYVLHFWATWCPYCKKLQPALEKIKHKGLKVIALSFKEDDDANPAKAISDRGYTFTTAIKADALAKQLGIKGTPTTLFINKTGRVIYLTNTSDPEDENLHLYARALLHEVNN from the coding sequence ATGAAAAAGCTAATTACCGCAATTACATTAATTTTATTAGGCTTTATAAGCTCTGCAAAGCAAGCCGCTGATGATAACTCATTGCCTAAACTTCCAGCGTTAACGTTAAACATGGCTGATGGCTCAACCATTAACACGCCAGATTTATTAGGCCAACCTTACGTTTTGCATTTTTGGGCTACGTGGTGTCCGTATTGTAAAAAGCTGCAACCAGCACTTGAGAAAATAAAACATAAAGGCTTAAAAGTCATCGCACTAAGCTTTAAAGAAGACGACGATGCCAACCCCGCTAAAGCAATAAGTGATAGAGGCTACACATTTACAACAGCTATTAAAGCCGATGCCTTAGCAAAACAGTTAGGCATAAAAGGCACACCCACTACACTATTTATTAATAAAACTGGCCGTGTAATTTATTTAACCAACACTTCAGACCCTGAAGACGAAAACCTTCACTTATATGCTCGCGCTTTATTACACGAAGTGAACAACTAA
- a CDS encoding histone deacetylase family protein — protein MRLNPHLPLVYHSNYSFNFDPKHRFVMSKFAQLYKHVAELGLIGSNLIAPALGTPEPLELVHCENYIHDLWHNRLDEKAMRRIGLPWSQPLMNRTFTAPQGTLQTARLALEHGLACHLAGGTHHAHSDFGSGFCMVNDLAFTAQTLIQSGEVTNVLIFDLDVHQGDGTAAMLAHQPYAYTCSIHCEKNFPFRKSPSDLDIGLANNMQDAEYLGIVDDTLQFLLKELNPDLVLYDAGVDIWQDDGLGKLDISWEGIKKRDHLVFKRCLEHNTPVASVIGGGYDRNHERLAQRHGIVIEQAARF, from the coding sequence ATGCGCTTAAATCCTCATTTACCTTTGGTATATCATTCTAATTACTCATTTAACTTTGATCCTAAACATCGTTTTGTAATGAGTAAATTTGCGCAATTATACAAACACGTAGCAGAGCTAGGCTTAATTGGCAGTAACCTCATAGCGCCTGCACTTGGCACCCCAGAGCCACTAGAGCTTGTACACTGCGAAAACTACATTCACGATTTATGGCATAACCGCCTAGATGAAAAAGCCATGCGCCGCATTGGCCTACCTTGGTCGCAACCGCTAATGAACCGTACATTCACCGCACCACAAGGTACTTTGCAAACTGCACGCTTAGCGTTAGAGCATGGTTTAGCGTGCCATTTAGCAGGCGGTACTCACCATGCTCATAGCGATTTTGGCTCAGGTTTTTGTATGGTTAACGACTTAGCCTTTACCGCACAAACGTTAATACAAAGCGGTGAAGTGACCAACGTGCTCATTTTTGATTTAGACGTACACCAAGGCGATGGCACAGCTGCAATGCTTGCGCATCAGCCGTATGCATATACCTGCTCTATACACTGCGAAAAAAACTTCCCGTTTAGAAAATCCCCTAGTGATTTAGATATTGGCCTTGCTAATAATATGCAAGACGCAGAATACTTAGGCATTGTTGACGACACCTTGCAGTTTTTATTAAAAGAGTTAAACCCCGATTTAGTACTTTACGATGCAGGTGTAGATATTTGGCAAGACGATGGCTTAGGTAAACTAGATATAAGCTGGGAGGGTATTAAAAAGCGTGACCATTTAGTATTTAAGCGCTGCCTTGAACACAATACCCCAGTAGCCAGTGTTATTGGCGGTGGTTACGACAGAAACCACGAACGTTTAGCACAGCGCCACGGTATTGTTATTGAACAAGCTGCCCGTTTTTAA
- a CDS encoding PilZ domain-containing protein yields MENRRQFSRILFSTSAQLELAGSTYPCKLLDVSLHGALITKCDAFNGTKNSDATLRFTLPQSEIEIKMDVLICHIEQKHIGLKCHHIDINSITYLKRLVELNLADDELLHRELASLIEDPQ; encoded by the coding sequence ATGGAAAATCGTCGTCAGTTCTCGCGTATTCTTTTTTCAACTTCTGCTCAACTAGAGTTAGCAGGGAGCACTTATCCGTGTAAGTTGTTAGATGTATCATTACACGGAGCACTTATTACTAAATGCGATGCTTTCAACGGCACTAAAAATAGCGACGCAACACTACGCTTTACTTTGCCGCAAAGCGAGATAGAAATAAAAATGGACGTGCTTATTTGCCATATAGAACAAAAGCACATTGGCCTAAAATGCCACCACATCGATATAAATAGCATTACCTATTTAAAGCGATTGGTGGAGCTTAATTTAGCTGATGACGAATTACTGCACCGAGAGCTTGCTTCATTAATTGAAGACCCACAATAG
- the ettA gene encoding energy-dependent translational throttle protein EttA has translation MVLPDKFIFSMSRVSKVVPPKRTILKDISLHFFPGAKIGVLGLNGSGKSSLLRIMAGVDEEFEGEARPQPGTKIGYLPQEPVLDESKTVREIVEEAVGEVKHALNRLDEVYNEYAMEDADFDALAKEQGELEAIIQAHDGHNIDNVLERAADALRLPEWDAKIEHLSGGERRRVAICRLLLEKPDMLILDEPTNHLDAESVAWLERFLHDYEGTVVAVTHDRYFLDNVAGWILELDRGEGIPWEGNYSSWLEQKDARLQQEQKSEKARQKSIAQELEWVRSNPKGRQAKSKARMAQFSELQQSDYQKRNETNELFIPPGPRLGDQVLEVSNIRKSFGDRVLIDDLSFSMPKGAIVGIIGANGAGKSTLFKMLSGEEQPDSGNISIGETVELATVDQFRGNMDESKTVFQEISDGQDVLKIGNFEFPSRAYVSRFNFKGNDQQKFVKDLSGGERNRLHLAKLLKAGGNVVLLDEPTNDLDVETLRALENAILEFPGCVMCISHDRWFLDRIATHILDYRDEGQINFFDGNYTEYEEWLKKTLGAEAAQPKRIKYKKIG, from the coding sequence ATGGTTTTACCTGATAAGTTTATTTTCTCGATGAGTCGAGTATCTAAAGTTGTGCCACCTAAGCGCACAATTTTAAAAGATATTTCGTTGCACTTTTTCCCGGGTGCTAAAATTGGTGTGCTTGGTTTAAATGGCTCTGGTAAATCGTCATTACTGCGTATTATGGCGGGTGTTGATGAAGAGTTTGAAGGTGAAGCCCGCCCTCAACCAGGTACTAAAATTGGTTACTTACCGCAAGAACCAGTGCTGGACGAAAGTAAAACAGTTCGCGAAATTGTTGAAGAAGCCGTTGGCGAAGTTAAGCACGCCCTTAACCGCCTTGACGAAGTGTACAACGAGTATGCAATGGAAGACGCTGACTTTGACGCACTTGCTAAAGAACAAGGTGAGCTTGAAGCAATCATTCAAGCGCACGATGGCCACAACATCGATAATGTTTTAGAGCGCGCTGCTGATGCACTTCGCCTACCAGAATGGGATGCTAAAATTGAGCACCTTTCAGGTGGTGAGCGTCGCCGTGTTGCTATTTGTCGATTGTTACTTGAAAAGCCGGATATGCTTATTCTCGATGAGCCTACTAACCACTTAGATGCTGAGTCGGTTGCATGGCTTGAGCGCTTCTTGCATGATTACGAAGGCACAGTTGTGGCAGTAACGCATGACCGTTATTTCCTTGATAATGTAGCTGGCTGGATATTAGAGCTTGACCGTGGTGAAGGTATTCCGTGGGAAGGTAACTACTCTTCTTGGCTTGAACAAAAAGATGCACGTTTACAACAAGAGCAAAAATCTGAAAAAGCACGCCAAAAATCAATTGCGCAAGAACTTGAGTGGGTACGTTCAAACCCTAAAGGCCGCCAAGCTAAGTCTAAAGCACGTATGGCGCAGTTTAGTGAGCTACAACAATCAGATTACCAAAAGCGTAACGAAACTAACGAGTTGTTTATTCCACCTGGTCCGCGTTTAGGCGACCAAGTACTTGAAGTTAGCAATATTCGTAAGAGCTTTGGCGATCGCGTACTTATTGACGATTTAAGCTTTAGTATGCCAAAAGGCGCTATTGTGGGCATTATTGGTGCCAATGGTGCAGGTAAATCTACACTGTTTAAAATGCTAAGCGGTGAAGAGCAGCCAGACAGCGGTAATATTAGTATTGGTGAAACAGTAGAATTAGCAACTGTTGATCAGTTCCGTGGCAACATGGACGAAAGCAAAACTGTTTTCCAAGAAATATCTGACGGTCAGGACGTGCTAAAAATTGGTAACTTTGAGTTCCCAAGCCGTGCATACGTTAGCCGTTTTAACTTTAAAGGTAACGACCAGCAAAAGTTTGTAAAAGACTTATCGGGTGGTGAGCGTAACCGTTTACACCTTGCTAAGCTTTTAAAAGCGGGCGGTAACGTGGTGCTACTGGATGAGCCAACCAATGACCTAGACGTTGAAACACTACGCGCGCTTGAGAACGCTATTTTAGAGTTCCCAGGCTGTGTAATGTGTATATCGCATGACCGTTGGTTCCTTGACCGTATTGCAACGCATATTTTAGATTACCGCGACGAAGGGCAAATTAACTTTTTCGATGGTAACTACACTGAATACGAAGAGTGGCTTAAAAAGACCTTAGGCGCAGAAGCTGCACAACCTAAGCGTATTAAGTACAAAAAAATTGGTTAA
- a CDS encoding homoserine O-succinyltransferase has translation MPITVKDELPAIARLREENVFVMPKSRAKTQEIRPMRLAILNLMPNKVETEVQFIRLLANSPLQVNVELLRLDTHRSSSNSEEHLDTFYRYFSEVKDNNYDALLVTGAPLAHLEYDDVAYWDELKVIIDWAEQHVTSTLFSCWAAHAALYHRYNLKRDLKEDKLCGVFTHQCYFDHGALTRGFDDTFLVPHSRYGHIDINKINACDDIVVLAGSEKVGAYLMKNKSGSQVFITGHPEYDADTLKAEYERDLQKSPDAPKPENYFPDNDASKKPSKTWQSHAFLLFSNWLNYYVYQTTPYDINLVSQDVRTNNYAE, from the coding sequence ATGCCAATTACAGTTAAAGACGAACTACCGGCTATTGCCCGTTTACGCGAAGAAAACGTGTTTGTAATGCCAAAAAGTCGTGCAAAAACGCAAGAAATACGTCCAATGCGTTTGGCTATTTTAAATTTAATGCCCAATAAAGTAGAAACCGAAGTACAGTTTATTCGTTTGCTTGCAAATTCGCCTTTGCAAGTAAATGTAGAGTTATTGCGCTTAGATACGCACCGCAGCAGTAGTAACTCAGAAGAACACCTAGATACTTTTTACCGTTATTTTTCAGAAGTAAAAGACAATAACTACGATGCCTTATTAGTAACTGGTGCACCACTAGCACACCTAGAATACGACGATGTAGCCTACTGGGACGAGCTAAAAGTGATTATTGATTGGGCAGAGCAGCACGTTACCTCTACGTTGTTTTCGTGCTGGGCGGCGCATGCAGCGCTGTATCATCGTTACAATTTAAAGCGTGATTTGAAAGAAGATAAACTATGTGGCGTGTTTACCCACCAGTGTTATTTTGATCACGGTGCATTAACTCGTGGCTTCGACGACACCTTTTTAGTGCCGCACTCACGTTATGGCCACATTGATATAAATAAAATTAATGCCTGCGACGATATAGTGGTATTGGCAGGTTCTGAAAAAGTAGGCGCTTACTTAATGAAAAATAAGTCGGGTAGCCAAGTGTTTATAACCGGCCACCCAGAATACGATGCCGACACATTAAAAGCAGAGTACGAACGCGATTTACAAAAAAGCCCAGATGCACCAAAACCCGAAAACTATTTTCCAGATAACGATGCAAGTAAAAAGCCGTCAAAAACGTGGCAAAGCCATGCGTTTTTACTGTTTTCGAACTGGTTAAATTACTACGTGTACCAAACTACACCTTATGATATTAATTTAGTTAGCCAAGATGTGAGGACTAACAACTATGCCGAATAA
- a CDS encoding homocysteine S-methyltransferase family protein: MPNNVPNKNKQSELSAALKQRILILDGAMGTMIQTHKLEEEDYRGERFKDWHVLIKGNNDLLSLTKPELIADIHRSFLAAGADIIETNTFNSTTISMEDYDMASISREVNLESAKLARAICDEFTAKNPEKPRYVAGVLGPTSKTCSISPDVNDPGYRNVTFDKLVTAYVESTLALMKGGADLILIETIFDTLNAKAASFAVEEAFEQAGRTLPVMISGTITDASGRTLSGQTTEAFYNSIRHIKPISIGLNCALGPDLLRQYVEELSRVCETFTSVHPNAGLPNEFGEYDLEAPEMAAEIIDWGKSGFINIVGGCCGTTPEHIRAFAKGLEGVKPRPLPELDVRMRLSGLEACNLN; encoded by the coding sequence ATGCCGAATAACGTGCCAAACAAAAATAAGCAAAGCGAATTAAGCGCTGCGCTAAAACAGCGTATTTTAATTTTAGATGGTGCAATGGGCACCATGATCCAAACTCACAAGCTTGAAGAAGAAGACTACCGCGGTGAGCGCTTTAAAGACTGGCACGTGCTAATAAAAGGCAATAACGATTTATTAAGTCTTACCAAACCCGAGTTAATTGCCGATATACACCGCAGCTTTTTAGCTGCAGGTGCAGATATTATTGAAACCAATACTTTTAACTCAACCACCATTTCGATGGAAGATTACGACATGGCAAGCATAAGCCGTGAGGTAAACTTAGAGTCGGCAAAACTCGCGCGCGCAATATGTGACGAGTTCACCGCTAAAAATCCAGAAAAACCACGCTATGTAGCCGGTGTGTTAGGGCCAACATCTAAAACCTGTTCTATCTCGCCAGATGTAAACGATCCAGGTTACCGTAACGTAACGTTTGATAAGCTAGTTACTGCCTATGTTGAGTCTACTCTTGCATTAATGAAAGGCGGCGCTGATTTAATACTTATCGAAACCATATTCGACACCCTAAATGCAAAAGCAGCCTCATTCGCAGTAGAAGAAGCGTTTGAGCAAGCAGGGCGCACATTACCTGTAATGATCTCGGGCACAATTACCGATGCCTCAGGGCGTACGCTTTCGGGGCAAACAACCGAAGCATTTTATAACTCTATTCGCCATATTAAGCCTATTTCAATTGGCCTTAACTGCGCCCTAGGGCCAGACTTACTTCGCCAATACGTAGAAGAGCTTTCGCGCGTATGCGAAACCTTTACCTCAGTACATCCTAATGCCGGTTTACCTAACGAATTTGGTGAGTACGACCTAGAAGCACCTGAGATGGCCGCCGAGATTATAGATTGGGGCAAATCGGGCTTTATAAATATTGTGGGTGGCTGCTGCGGTACAACGCCTGAGCATATTCGTGCGTTTGCTAAAGGGCTTGAAGGCGTTAAACCTCGCCCATTACCAGAGCTTGATGTACGCATGCGTTTATCAGGCCTTGAAGCCTGTAACTTAAACTAG
- the metH gene encoding methionine synthase, producing MTQQIAVFTNVGERTNVTGSAMFKRLIMEEDYEAALTVAREQVENGAQVIDINMDEAMLDSKAAMVKFLNLIASEPDISKVPIMVDSSKWEVIEAGLKCIQGKAIVNSISLKEGEEPFKRQAKIIKRFGAAAVVMAFDTDGQADTADRKYEICARSYKILVDDIGFPPEDIIFDPNIFAVATGIEEHDNYAVEFIEGTRRIKQNLPHCKVSGGVSNVSFSFRGNNPVREAIHSVFLYHAIKAGMDMGIVNAGQLAVYDDIPEELRKAVEDVILNTDPGAGERLVEIAPKFSGMAQAERVEDLEWRTWPVEKRLEHALVKGITTFIDEDTEECRAAADKPIHVIEGPLMDGMNVVGDLFGAGKMFLPQVVKSARVMKRAVAYLDPYIEAEKEEGATNGKVVMATVKGDVHDIGKNIVGVVLQCNNYEVIDLGVMVPAEKILQTAIDEKADIIGLSGLITPSLDEMVHVAKEMTRRGFELPLMIGGATTSKAHTAVKIEPQYDKGVVYVNNASRAVGVVSSLLSKELKPAFLEKTKAEYVKVREQQARKKPRSKPVTIQRARDNAAQLDWDNYTPPVPKKLGVTEFKNVSIATLRKYIDWTPYFMTWSIAGKYPRIMDDEVVGEQAQSLFKDANDMLDDLEKAGSLQPLGVIGLFPANRVGDDIEIYTDETRKELLNTSCHLRQQTEKTDFANYCLADYIAPKGTPDYFGAFAVTGGLEEDDLADAFDAQQDDYNKIMVKAVADRLAEAFAEYLHEQVRKEYWGYAPDENLGNDELIRENYQGIRPAPGYPACPEHTEKKKIWQLLDTEKRIGMQLTSSYAMWPGAAVSGWYFSHPEAKYYAVAAVQKDQVEDYAKRTNMTLAEAERWLSPNLGYDPD from the coding sequence ATGACACAGCAAATTGCAGTATTTACCAATGTTGGCGAGCGTACCAATGTAACCGGCTCAGCCATGTTTAAACGTTTAATCATGGAAGAAGACTATGAAGCAGCGCTTACCGTTGCCCGCGAACAAGTAGAAAATGGCGCCCAAGTTATTGATATAAACATGGACGAAGCCATGTTGGACTCAAAAGCGGCCATGGTTAAGTTTTTAAACTTAATTGCCTCAGAGCCTGATATTTCGAAAGTGCCTATTATGGTCGACTCCTCTAAATGGGAAGTAATAGAAGCAGGCTTAAAGTGTATTCAAGGCAAGGCTATTGTTAACTCAATATCGCTTAAAGAGGGCGAAGAGCCGTTTAAACGCCAAGCTAAAATTATTAAACGCTTTGGTGCAGCTGCTGTTGTTATGGCGTTTGACACCGACGGCCAAGCCGACACCGCAGATAGAAAATACGAAATATGTGCGCGCAGCTACAAAATATTAGTAGACGATATTGGCTTCCCGCCGGAAGATATTATATTCGACCCTAATATATTTGCCGTAGCCACCGGTATAGAAGAGCACGACAACTACGCAGTAGAATTTATTGAAGGCACACGCCGCATTAAACAAAACTTACCACACTGTAAAGTGTCGGGCGGGGTGTCTAATGTATCGTTTTCGTTTAGGGGCAATAACCCTGTACGCGAAGCCATTCATTCAGTGTTTTTATACCACGCGATAAAAGCGGGTATGGATATGGGTATTGTAAATGCAGGCCAGCTTGCTGTTTATGACGACATCCCCGAAGAACTTCGCAAAGCCGTAGAAGACGTAATCCTTAACACCGACCCCGGTGCAGGTGAGCGCCTTGTAGAAATAGCCCCTAAGTTTTCAGGCATGGCACAAGCCGAGCGAGTAGAAGATTTAGAGTGGCGCACATGGCCTGTTGAAAAACGCCTAGAACACGCGCTTGTTAAAGGCATAACCACCTTTATAGATGAAGACACCGAAGAGTGCCGCGCAGCTGCCGATAAACCTATTCACGTAATTGAAGGGCCATTAATGGATGGCATGAACGTGGTAGGGGATTTATTTGGCGCAGGAAAAATGTTTTTACCGCAAGTTGTTAAATCAGCCCGTGTAATGAAGCGTGCAGTGGCCTACCTAGACCCATACATAGAAGCCGAAAAAGAAGAAGGCGCCACTAACGGTAAAGTGGTTATGGCCACCGTAAAAGGCGACGTGCACGACATAGGTAAAAACATTGTAGGCGTAGTACTGCAATGTAATAACTACGAAGTAATCGACTTAGGCGTAATGGTACCTGCCGAAAAAATACTGCAAACAGCTATCGACGAAAAAGCCGACATAATCGGCCTTTCGGGTTTAATTACCCCATCGCTAGATGAAATGGTACACGTAGCCAAAGAAATGACCCGCCGAGGCTTTGAATTACCCCTTATGATTGGCGGCGCAACGACCTCTAAAGCGCATACTGCAGTTAAAATTGAGCCACAGTACGACAAAGGCGTCGTGTACGTAAATAACGCCAGCCGTGCAGTGGGCGTAGTATCGAGCTTGTTATCTAAAGAGCTAAAACCAGCCTTTTTAGAAAAAACTAAAGCCGAGTACGTAAAAGTGCGCGAACAACAAGCGCGCAAAAAGCCACGTTCAAAACCGGTTACCATACAGCGTGCCCGTGACAACGCAGCACAGCTTGATTGGGATAACTACACGCCACCTGTGCCTAAAAAGCTGGGCGTGACCGAGTTTAAAAATGTATCAATCGCCACGTTGCGTAAATATATAGATTGGACCCCATACTTTATGACGTGGTCAATCGCTGGTAAATACCCGCGCATAATGGATGACGAAGTCGTTGGCGAACAAGCACAAAGCTTATTTAAAGACGCTAACGACATGCTCGACGACCTCGAAAAAGCAGGCAGTTTACAGCCATTGGGTGTAATCGGTTTATTCCCTGCAAACCGCGTGGGCGATGACATAGAAATTTACACCGACGAAACCCGCAAAGAGCTGTTAAACACCTCTTGCCATTTACGCCAGCAAACCGAAAAAACCGACTTTGCTAACTATTGTTTGGCTGACTACATTGCGCCAAAAGGTACACCTGATTACTTTGGCGCGTTTGCCGTAACGGGCGGTTTAGAAGAAGACGACTTAGCCGACGCGTTCGATGCACAGCAAGACGACTACAATAAAATAATGGTGAAAGCGGTTGCCGATAGGCTCGCAGAAGCCTTTGCCGAATACCTACACGAACAAGTGCGTAAAGAGTACTGGGGATATGCACCCGATGAAAACCTCGGTAACGATGAGCTAATTCGCGAAAACTACCAAGGCATTCGCCCAGCGCCAGGTTACCCAGCATGCCCAGAGCACACCGAGAAAAAGAAAATTTGGCAGTTACTCGATACCGAAAAACGCATTGGCATGCAGCTCACTAGCTCATACGCCATGTGGCCAGGAGCAGCTGTTTCTGGCTGGTATTTCTCACACCCAGAGGCAAAATACTACGCAGTAGCTGCAGTGCAAAAGGATCAGGTAGAAGACTACGCCAAGCGAACTAATATGACGCTCGCAGAGGCAGAAAGATGGCTATCGCCTAACTTGGGGTATGATCCTGATTAG
- a CDS encoding AbiV family abortive infection protein, whose amino-acid sequence MKKEDGISKYKLNKIAVESLRNTIRLHFDSVLLYNNGSYPSALQLSILALEEFSKAHWVDHYIWSSETNEGYPNAAEELDWLKGLYGHPKKQWNFVAREVEDYSPNFISVIQSRELESKKQNSVYVGLPRIKGKIDIDSKISTPWQIKQKDAKQLISIINDELIRIITRIEDEEFYFEGGKGMDEVFDYEIYKKLLKWPHKSGLKNKSWRQKNKSENDKI is encoded by the coding sequence GTGAAAAAAGAAGATGGTATATCTAAGTATAAATTAAATAAAATTGCAGTGGAGTCTTTGAGAAACACTATCCGCTTACATTTCGACTCGGTGCTACTTTACAATAACGGATCTTATCCAAGTGCACTACAACTCTCTATATTAGCTTTAGAAGAGTTCTCAAAAGCCCATTGGGTTGATCATTATATATGGTCATCTGAAACGAATGAAGGCTACCCAAATGCTGCTGAAGAGCTAGATTGGTTAAAAGGTTTATACGGTCATCCAAAGAAGCAGTGGAACTTTGTTGCAAGGGAAGTTGAGGATTATTCCCCAAACTTTATTTCAGTTATTCAAAGCCGGGAACTGGAAAGTAAAAAACAAAACTCAGTTTATGTTGGTTTACCTAGAATTAAGGGAAAGATTGATATTGATAGTAAAATCTCTACTCCATGGCAAATTAAACAAAAAGATGCAAAACAGCTCATTTCAATAATTAATGATGAATTAATTCGAATCATTACAAGAATTGAAGACGAGGAGTTTTATTTTGAAGGTGGAAAAGGTATGGATGAAGTTTTTGATTATGAAATATATAAAAAGCTTTTAAAGTGGCCTCATAAAAGTGGATTGAAAAATAAAAGCTGGAGACAAAAAAATAAGAGTGAAAATGATAAAATCTAA